Proteins from one Nakamurella multipartita DSM 44233 genomic window:
- a CDS encoding IS3 family transposase (programmed frameshift) — translation MPAPRQYDQETRDRAVRMYRERRSSHPAESAIQARRQVGALIDVKSETLRGWIERSEIDAGVRPGTTSDEHTELVRLRREVAELRRANEILRTASAFFAGGGARPPTQVICAYIDAHKHRFGVEPICRVLSEHAMPIAPSSYYAHRRRPVSPALRAEAHLVNTVIDLHREHHGLYGVRKMWHLMTQEGHLVGRDQVARLMTIAGLRGVRRGDHRTTTTRRRAADDRPRPVDLINRDWAAPTRPDQWWVADFTYVWTPAGFCYVSFVVDVYSRRILGWRVASSMTTALVAAALDQALFTRRRTDTRFTSTGLVHHSDAGSQYTSIAYTTALVDAGIAPSIGSVGDALDNALMESTIGLYKTELIDRYRRSWAGPQQVETATAGWVHWFNTRRLHSSIDYRPPVTYEQLYRQQTSAPAGEAA, via the exons ATGCCAGCACCACGCCAGTACGACCAGGAGACCCGTGACCGTGCAGTGCGGATGTACCGGGAACGCCGGTCCTCGCATCCGGCCGAGTCGGCGATCCAGGCCCGCCGGCAGGTCGGCGCTCTAATCGACGTGAAGTCCGAGACCCTCCGGGGCTGGATCGAGCGGTCCGAGATCGACGCCGGCGTGCGGCCGGGCACCACCAGCGACGAGCACACCGAGTTGGTCCGGCTGCGCCGGGAGGTGGCCGAACTACGCCGTGCAAACGAAATCCTGCGCACCGCTTCGGCGTTTTTCGCAG GCGGCGGAGCTCGACCGCCGACTCAAGTGATCTGCGCCTACATCGACGCGCACAAGCATCGTTTCGGGGTCGAGCCGATCTGCCGGGTGTTGTCCGAGCACGCCATGCCGATCGCCCCGAGCAGCTACTACGCGCACCGCCGCCGGCCGGTCAGCCCTGCGCTGCGGGCCGAGGCGCACCTGGTCAACACCGTCATCGACCTGCACCGTGAGCACCACGGCCTGTACGGGGTGCGCAAGATGTGGCATCTGATGACCCAGGAAGGGCACTTGGTCGGCCGGGACCAGGTCGCCCGATTGATGACCATCGCCGGGCTGCGGGGTGTGCGCCGCGGCGACCACCGCACCACGACGACCCGCCGCCGCGCCGCCGACGACCGGCCCCGGCCGGTGGACCTGATCAACCGGGACTGGGCGGCGCCGACCCGGCCGGACCAGTGGTGGGTCGCGGACTTCACCTACGTCTGGACCCCGGCCGGGTTCTGCTACGTGTCCTTCGTGGTTGACGTGTACTCCCGCCGGATCCTGGGCTGGCGGGTCGCCTCGTCGATGACGACCGCACTGGTCGCCGCCGCCCTCGATCAGGCCCTGTTCACCCGGCGCCGCACCGATACCCGTTTCACCTCAACTGGTCTGGTTCATCACTCGGATGCCGGGTCGCAATACACGTCAATCGCCTACACCACCGCGCTGGTCGATGCCGGGATCGCGCCGTCGATCGGTTCGGTCGGGGATGCCCTGGACAACGCGCTCATGGAGTCGACCATCGGCCTGTACAAGACCGAGCTGATCGACCGGTACCGGCGCTCTTGGGCCGGCCCGCAGCAGGTCGAGACCGCGACCGCCGGCTGGGTGCACTGGTTCAATACCCGCCGACTGCACTCCTCGATCGACTACCGGCCACCCGTCACCTACGAGCAGCTGTACCGTCAGCAGACCAGCGCCCCGGCCGGGGAGGCTGCGTAA
- a CDS encoding RAMP superfamily CRISPR-associated protein codes for MTEIVFDIDFHGPFRVARGEASAGADAIVDRDNPLPGSSLKGLMRAAAAQLLGVKPPWLSLVFGPSTEENRELEVRQAGSWSWSSAHFESVPAVGRSARVKMTDRGAVDDHHLQIGEQHWATRAWFSVSYLGPSDEDLADHRLILRAAARAVTALGGQRRRGQGCGSPSAIGTGPGPTAIRSG; via the coding sequence ATGACCGAGATCGTCTTCGACATCGACTTCCATGGACCATTCCGGGTGGCCCGGGGCGAGGCCAGTGCTGGCGCCGACGCCATCGTCGACCGGGACAACCCGTTGCCCGGCAGCAGTCTCAAGGGCCTCATGCGGGCGGCGGCAGCCCAGCTGCTGGGAGTGAAGCCGCCCTGGCTGTCATTGGTCTTTGGACCCAGCACCGAAGAGAATCGCGAGCTGGAAGTTCGGCAGGCCGGGTCCTGGAGTTGGTCGTCCGCGCACTTCGAGTCGGTACCGGCGGTGGGTCGATCGGCGCGAGTCAAGATGACCGACCGGGGTGCCGTCGACGACCACCATCTCCAGATCGGTGAACAGCATTGGGCCACCCGGGCGTGGTTCTCGGTGTCGTACCTGGGACCGTCCGATGAGGACCTGGCCGATCATCGCCTGATCCTGCGGGCGGCCGCCCGTGCCGTCACCGCCCTGGGCGGGCAACGGCGACGCGGGCAGGGCTGTGGGTCACCATCCGC
- a CDS encoding IS1182-like element ISNml3 family transposase gives MQGRSRDQRELLDAESVVGGLLKPGSVFAFLAAHRREVFPDGMFADLFPSGRGRPSVPADVMASVIVLQALHGLSDADTVDSVTFDLRWKAACGLPVTAAAFHATTLTYWRRRLAASQSPNRIFDAVRQVVDQTGVLAGKSRRALDSTILDDAVATQDTVTQLIAAIRRVRREVPGAAEVVGEHCSAHDYDDPGKPAIAWNDQQAREALVDALVTDAHRVLGHLPDQELGPKAADAVALLALVAGQDVEPVEGSDGTDGRWRIAQRVAPDRVISTVDPEARHAHKTVHRRQDGFKAHIAVEPDTGLVTACAVTMASGRGNSDAEVGPTLLAQETEKLHVLADSAYGSGSARAELDHAGHIALIKPFPLRSAVPDGFTLDDFTVDPEARTATCPNGVTRSITAQWSVTFGAACRGCPLRAQCTTSDAGRSLKLTEYESLLRAARRQAETEEFQQVYRRHRPMVERSISWLVRGNRKVRYRGVAKNDHWWHHRAAAINLRRMLTLGLTRVSGTWTIAPA, from the coding sequence GTGCAGGGTCGGTCGCGGGATCAGCGTGAGTTGTTGGATGCCGAGTCGGTAGTCGGTGGGCTGCTCAAGCCGGGCAGCGTGTTCGCGTTTCTGGCCGCGCACCGTCGGGAGGTGTTCCCGGACGGCATGTTCGCGGATCTGTTTCCGTCGGGTCGGGGCCGCCCGTCAGTGCCGGCCGACGTGATGGCGTCGGTGATTGTGCTGCAGGCTCTGCACGGCCTGTCCGACGCGGACACGGTGGACTCGGTGACGTTCGATCTGCGGTGGAAGGCAGCGTGCGGGTTACCGGTGACCGCTGCGGCGTTCCATGCCACGACATTGACGTACTGGCGGCGTCGGCTGGCCGCTTCGCAGTCGCCGAACCGGATCTTCGACGCGGTCCGCCAGGTCGTGGACCAGACCGGGGTGCTGGCTGGAAAGAGCAGGCGAGCGTTGGATTCCACGATCCTGGACGACGCGGTCGCCACCCAGGACACGGTCACCCAGTTGATCGCGGCGATCCGCCGGGTCCGCCGCGAGGTACCCGGCGCCGCCGAGGTCGTCGGCGAGCACTGCTCGGCTCACGACTATGACGACCCGGGCAAACCGGCGATCGCCTGGAACGATCAGCAGGCCCGCGAGGCCCTTGTCGATGCGCTGGTCACCGACGCGCATCGGGTGCTGGGACACCTGCCCGACCAGGAGCTCGGACCGAAGGCGGCGGACGCGGTCGCCCTCTTGGCGTTGGTCGCCGGGCAGGACGTGGAACCGGTCGAGGGCTCGGACGGCACCGACGGACGGTGGCGGATCGCGCAGCGGGTCGCCCCGGACCGGGTGATCTCCACCGTGGACCCGGAGGCGCGGCACGCCCACAAGACCGTCCACCGGCGGCAGGACGGGTTCAAGGCACACATCGCGGTCGAACCCGACACCGGTCTGGTCACCGCCTGCGCGGTGACCATGGCCAGCGGACGCGGCAACAGCGACGCCGAGGTTGGACCCACCTTGCTGGCACAGGAGACCGAAAAGCTGCACGTGCTGGCCGATTCGGCGTACGGATCGGGATCCGCGCGGGCCGAACTGGACCATGCCGGGCACATCGCGTTGATCAAGCCGTTCCCGCTGCGGTCGGCCGTGCCGGACGGGTTCACCCTGGACGACTTCACCGTCGACCCCGAGGCCAGGACGGCCACCTGCCCGAACGGGGTGACCCGGTCGATCACCGCGCAATGGTCCGTCACCTTCGGAGCGGCTTGCCGCGGCTGCCCGCTCCGGGCCCAATGCACGACCAGCGACGCCGGTCGATCGCTGAAGCTGACCGAGTACGAAAGCCTGCTCAGGGCGGCCCGTCGACAAGCGGAAACCGAAGAATTCCAACAGGTCTACCGACGGCACCGGCCGATGGTCGAACGATCGATCTCCTGGCTGGTCCGCGGCAACCGCAAAGTCCGCTACCGCGGCGTCGCCAAGAACGACCACTGGTGGCACCACCGCGCCGCTGCGATCAACCTCAGGCGAATGCTCACCCTCGGGCTGACGCGGGTGAGCGGGACGTGGACCATTGCACCGGCCTGA
- a CDS encoding Cas10/Cmr2 second palm domain-containing protein, with product MTQTYVVVAAVRIQTWLARTPRLSLIRGASRALREVTLASTISDLLKAEGLAGFAEVDSDAGDVDGLIVVRTDESVADRVRAVIGGHVQWELPGLEWSSWQGPAATVLDALNLARDGELLIPELIGVPFAQQCQQCRAEVATEQIVIEKVEGSTWCGADCRRRFRTGHAGHSGAHRESMRIPGASFGPGFAELATVVGLPEARATSYLGKQNHLAVIAADGNAIGDLFNHISDLITANGAALDVRTRAVSMMDGATKDALRAAADAITDPAGKAAVEPHFVGGDDVLVSVPAPLAWSFVIALTSAFEAAFKSAFESAFGQDIRQWSDLRQLVQGTSLGVGICFAHLSHPFSSGQAWAHRAMKAAKKQVEGTCAAVSWVDLTAENTLPPKRHRTASDLNSLRDGVRVTPADVLLELPTSARAALATIVENGLAADAKSGDGRRRAVVKLADYAHRNNQPQLGRWLAETGDHELVLRELSNGLSLARWWPGASRPDHALAPVDGTPE from the coding sequence GTGACGCAGACCTACGTGGTGGTTGCGGCTGTCCGGATCCAGACGTGGCTCGCCCGCACGCCTCGGCTCTCGCTCATCCGGGGCGCGTCGCGGGCTCTCCGCGAGGTCACCCTGGCGTCGACGATTTCGGATCTGCTGAAAGCCGAGGGGCTGGCAGGCTTCGCCGAGGTGGACTCCGATGCCGGCGACGTCGACGGGCTGATCGTCGTCCGCACCGACGAGTCCGTCGCTGATCGGGTTCGTGCCGTGATCGGTGGGCATGTGCAGTGGGAGCTTCCCGGTCTGGAATGGTCCAGCTGGCAGGGACCGGCGGCGACCGTCCTCGACGCGCTGAACCTGGCGCGCGACGGTGAGCTATTGATTCCCGAGCTGATCGGGGTGCCGTTTGCGCAGCAGTGCCAGCAATGCCGGGCCGAGGTCGCCACCGAACAGATCGTCATTGAGAAGGTTGAGGGCAGCACCTGGTGCGGGGCCGATTGCCGTCGACGCTTCCGAACGGGCCATGCCGGCCACAGCGGCGCGCATCGAGAGTCGATGCGGATTCCCGGCGCGAGCTTCGGACCCGGGTTCGCCGAGCTGGCGACTGTGGTCGGACTTCCGGAGGCGAGAGCCACGAGCTATCTTGGCAAGCAAAACCACCTTGCCGTCATCGCTGCCGACGGCAACGCGATTGGTGACTTGTTCAATCACATCAGTGACCTGATCACGGCCAACGGGGCGGCCCTCGACGTGCGCACGCGCGCGGTGTCGATGATGGACGGCGCCACCAAGGACGCGCTGCGAGCGGCCGCCGACGCGATCACCGATCCGGCCGGCAAGGCGGCCGTCGAACCGCATTTCGTCGGTGGTGACGATGTATTGGTCAGCGTGCCGGCACCGCTGGCCTGGTCCTTCGTGATCGCCCTGACATCCGCCTTCGAGGCAGCCTTTAAATCCGCATTCGAGTCGGCGTTCGGGCAAGACATTCGGCAGTGGTCCGACCTTCGTCAACTGGTGCAGGGCACCAGTCTGGGCGTCGGGATCTGCTTCGCGCACCTGAGCCACCCCTTTTCCTCCGGCCAGGCGTGGGCTCACCGCGCGATGAAGGCGGCCAAGAAGCAGGTCGAAGGCACGTGCGCCGCGGTGTCCTGGGTCGATCTCACCGCCGAGAACACGCTGCCGCCCAAGCGCCATCGGACTGCCAGCGATCTGAACAGCCTGCGCGACGGCGTCCGCGTGACGCCGGCGGACGTCCTGCTGGAACTGCCCACCTCGGCCCGAGCCGCGCTGGCCACCATCGTCGAGAACGGCCTGGCCGCAGACGCAAAGTCCGGCGACGGTAGGAGGCGGGCCGTGGTCAAGCTGGCCGACTACGCGCATCGCAACAATCAGCCGCAGCTCGGCCGGTGGCTGGCCGAGACCGGCGACCACGAGCTGGTGCTCCGGGAGCTGAGCAACGGGCTCAGCCTGGCGCGGTGGTGGCCCGGAGCGTCTCGCCCGGACCACGCCTTGGCCCCGGTCGACGGGACGCCCGAATGA